Proteins found in one Paenibacillus sp. FSL R10-2782 genomic segment:
- a CDS encoding IS3 family transposase (programmed frameshift) yields the protein MPKQQRRTFTAEFKKQMVGLYENGKSRAALVEEYGLTASVLDRWIKQAQATGSFKEKDNRSSEENELIALQKENQRLKMEVDIFKASRADHGTKVAIIQNNRDKYSVSAMCDVLQIARSTFYYDAQERATEDDVTEAIVDIFHKNPKAYGTRKIKVKLHERGLIVSRRRIGRIMKEQGLVSTYTVAQYKPHKTACNEAMTANVLKREFEQTEAKRFVVSDLTYVKIQNRWHYICVLVDLFNREIMGHSAGPSKDAALITRAFATVKGDLHQIQWLHTDRGSEFKNQKMDELLETFEIGRSLSMKGCPYDNAVAEATYKIMKTEFVNQMNFQGLRHLELELYDYVNGFNKHRIHGTLDYMTPVQYRQEALKKVV from the exons ATGCCAAAACAACAACGACGTACCTTTACAGCAGAATTCAAAAAACAAATGGTGGGACTCTATGAAAATGGAAAATCCAGAGCAGCCCTTGTGGAGGAATATGGCCTCACAGCCTCAGTTTTAGACCGCTGGATCAAACAAGCTCAGGCGACAGGTTCCTTCAAAGAGAAGGACAATCGCTCATCAGAAGAAAATGAGCTGATCGCTTTGCAAAAAGAGAACCAGCGTCTGAAAATGGAAGTGGATATTT TTAAAGCAAGCCGCGCTGATCATGGGACGAAAGTAGCTATCATCCAGAATAATCGGGATAAATACTCGGTATCAGCCATGTGTGACGTCCTACAAATCGCAAGAAGTACATTTTATTATGACGCCCAAGAACGAGCCACTGAAGACGATGTCACCGAAGCTATTGTGGATATCTTTCACAAGAATCCAAAAGCCTACGGCACACGCAAGATCAAAGTGAAGCTCCATGAGCGTGGGTTGATCGTCTCCAGACGCCGCATTGGCCGCATCATGAAAGAGCAAGGGCTCGTTTCCACCTACACGGTGGCACAATATAAGCCCCATAAAACGGCATGTAACGAAGCAATGACGGCGAATGTTTTGAAGCGGGAGTTTGAGCAAACGGAAGCTAAACGCTTCGTCGTCAGTGATTTGACGTATGTGAAAATCCAGAACCGATGGCATTACATTTGTGTGCTGGTGGATCTGTTTAATCGAGAAATCATGGGTCATAGTGCAGGCCCGAGCAAGGACGCTGCTCTGATTACCCGTGCCTTCGCGACCGTTAAGGGTGATCTACATCAGATTCAATGGCTTCATACCGACCGTGGCAGTGAGTTCAAAAATCAAAAGATGGACGAGCTTCTGGAGACGTTTGAAATCGGTCGATCGCTAAGTATGAAAGGCTGTCCGTACGACAACGCTGTGGCTGAAGCCACCTACAAGATCATGAAAACAGAGTTTGTGAACCAGATGAACTTCCAGGGCCTTCGTCACTTGGAACTCGAACTATACGATTACGTCAACGGGTTCAACAAGCATCGCATCCATGGAACCTTAGACTATATGACGCCTGTTCAGTATCGCCAAGAAGCCCTTAAAAAAGTTGTCTGA
- a CDS encoding VOC family protein yields the protein MTESREYMGVSGKYTKNGTPNGCTSITPFITVKNPSEAIEFYKTVFNVRVKNIIEYPDGNGDKMIAHAELDFGNGFLQLGAANPAYKLVLPPDEDNACYSLGIYVMNVDQVLENAVARGAKVREPVISFVSGDRFASILDPFGVRWSIMTRIEDLSEEESSQRVAEWAKSFSGE from the coding sequence ATGACTGAAAGCAGAGAATATATGGGGGTATCAGGTAAATATACAAAGAATGGAACGCCCAACGGCTGTACATCTATTACCCCATTTATAACAGTGAAGAATCCTTCTGAGGCAATAGAGTTCTATAAAACTGTTTTCAATGTAAGGGTTAAAAATATTATTGAATATCCTGATGGAAATGGGGATAAAATGATTGCTCATGCGGAATTAGATTTTGGAAATGGTTTTTTGCAGCTAGGAGCAGCGAATCCGGCATATAAATTGGTCTTGCCGCCAGATGAAGACAATGCGTGTTATTCTTTAGGAATTTACGTAATGAATGTTGATCAGGTACTTGAAAATGCGGTAGCAAGAGGAGCAAAAGTAAGGGAACCGGTTATTAGCTTTGTTTCAGGTGATCGATTCGCAAGTATATTGGATCCTTTTGGAGTAAGATGGTCTATTATGACTAGGATTGAGGATTTGTCAGAAGAAGAAAGTAGTCAGAGGGTTGCTGAATGGGCCAAAAGCTTTAGTGGAGAATAA
- a CDS encoding IS3 family transposase (programmed frameshift): MAKVTTQEKIQAVKRYLEGKEGQKSIARSIGVSHSILLTWIRQYEHHGEQGFENGYTTYSVEDKLKVLHYINEHGTSIREAAAIFNIPTHSLVLRWKNQLETEGVDALKSKKKGRPSMKEESKKPTPVEGSIEALQAEIERLRMENAYFKKVECLSSKQGKITKQDKVKVIFELRLKYPVTALLQLAQIPRSTYYYWVNTFGEPDKDADLKSRIQAIYQEHKGRYGYRRIRDQLHSEKLQVNHKKVQRIMSELGLKCTVRMKKYRSYKGTVGKIAPNILNRDFNATKPNEKWVTDITEFKLFGEKLYLSPLLDLFNGEIITYTVESRPVYSLVSKMLDKALEQINEGDSLMIHSDQGWHYQMSPYQHTLKEHGITQSMSRKGNCYDNAVIESFFGILKSEFLYTQEFESIEHFKEELDQYITYYNNDRIKARLKGMSPAQYRAHTLKIA; the protein is encoded by the exons ATGGCTAAAGTGACCACACAAGAAAAAATACAAGCGGTAAAAAGGTATCTTGAAGGGAAGGAAGGACAGAAAAGCATAGCGAGGAGTATAGGAGTATCGCATAGTATACTCCTAACATGGATTCGACAGTACGAACATCATGGAGAACAGGGTTTTGAAAATGGCTATACAACCTATTCCGTGGAAGATAAACTAAAGGTGCTTCATTATATAAACGAACATGGGACATCTATCCGCGAAGCAGCTGCGATCTTCAATATACCAACACATTCTCTGGTACTACGTTGGAAGAACCAACTAGAGACAGAAGGTGTAGATGCCCTCAAATCAAAGAAAAAGGGGCGTCCATCCATGAAAGAAGAATCCAAGAAACCTACTCCAGTTGAAGGCTCTATCGAGGCGTTACAAGCGGAAATAGAACGTTTGCGTATGGAGAATGCCTACT TTAAAAAAGTTGAATGCCTTAGTTCAAAGCAAGGAAAAATCACAAAGCAAGACAAAGTGAAAGTCATTTTTGAACTAAGGCTGAAATACCCCGTTACGGCTCTGCTGCAACTGGCTCAGATACCACGTAGTACGTATTACTACTGGGTGAACACATTCGGAGAACCAGATAAAGATGCTGACTTAAAATCCCGTATTCAAGCCATTTATCAAGAGCATAAAGGCCGCTATGGATACCGCCGAATTCGAGATCAATTGCACAGTGAAAAGCTCCAAGTCAACCATAAAAAAGTACAACGAATCATGAGTGAACTTGGTTTGAAATGTACGGTACGAATGAAAAAGTACCGTTCATATAAAGGAACTGTTGGTAAAATCGCACCCAACATTTTAAATCGAGACTTCAACGCAACGAAGCCTAATGAAAAATGGGTGACGGATATTACGGAATTCAAGTTATTTGGTGAGAAGCTGTATTTATCCCCCCTATTGGACTTATTTAACGGTGAAATCATTACGTATACAGTGGAATCACGCCCCGTCTACTCTCTTGTTTCCAAGATGCTGGACAAGGCATTGGAACAAATAAATGAAGGAGATTCGCTCATGATTCATTCAGATCAGGGATGGCACTACCAAATGAGCCCATACCAACACACGTTAAAGGAACATGGAATAACACAAAGTATGTCGCGTAAAGGCAATTGCTATGACAATGCCGTGATCGAGAGCTTCTTTGGCATTCTAAAATCCGAATTTTTATACACACAAGAATTTGAAAGCATCGAACACTTCAAAGAGGAACTTGATCAATATATCACGTACTACAATAACGACCGTATAAAGGCAAGATTAAAGGGCATGAGTCCCGCTCAATACCGGGCTCATACCCTCAAGATAGCTTAA
- a CDS encoding S-layer homology domain-containing protein, which translates to MKCKEGLQRIRRYMAGLLAVWLFCVHTVPVFADRAFNDIEHSYAADAIEAMAAQGVVTGYQDGSFRPIDFISRQEWASIFAKTVKRTSNTRSVVPFTDVSPWALSYVRTLQEENITKGISDQLFGAKHNMTRQDMAVWYARYFGVSEDIRASGISSFVDQSDVSDYAQTSVWLMERLELMVGDTNHYFHPKESVRRQDATLVAYRIWLGGDDLRERAKRLLESLGSGAATTNQPISLPELKKVVVDLAPEISHQRANPEIEEPRSHSPRPDPPVAPVTPTEPKPEPPVKLSDPSPRPPVIPPVTPPLPPGPKPKPPVILPDHPSDFVADEVMIKAPELVNQPETYPTYQLSFQLYKEGRLVSIPNLSVTSVTYTFSDELGVFDEQGKIARSENIPAADGFIPVEIEVTIAKPYRVLKAQTKLIVKGKTPPVEDPSVIRSVYLATYTISQATTLDPAVWSMPYVFQNAKGEVIPSGLLPSDLKLRIEDSRGIFDEAGHIANLHLIPAVNSVIPFKIEVESPSQGIHFISDAELTVVPGERKKQYFAVSMMLQGQDAGSTTTVDQIEQARQLLMDHFGPNLKVTWAMENRFIFVEANRPQLKKVLEYVDQYGDEVGILDGYPNNLYELSEWEARMNEWLYMYRYNALNELHQSGSLGSPSVFESMDTDQYRKYLPKSLTSFTVNPEQAQWLKDHFKITSAMGWSATQYNVNSMYGEGSPLMPYWSNKDNPIVPAQGPTNNSGIVFMNSITIDPIGSRYTKDSSRWTLHPGDPYMTETDAAPQLYIAQQYLDNPYQRLNTVNYMSIILDINWLAKNHNMSQIWENFVNHFPADREVEIVGVDGLKQIYESLAGSNNDHTEFSLMFRGSGIKAVMDSNNSPANLRYLWTENASQRIILSKEDGDTAWSIIDFTDYTRNSVPKLPYNLDRKTDVSYITGRNFKLHPTAPLTAEEIQRIKDRLKEIYFAEKVNYQ; encoded by the coding sequence ATGAAATGTAAAGAGGGATTACAACGAATAAGGCGGTACATGGCTGGTTTACTAGCTGTTTGGTTGTTCTGCGTACATACTGTACCTGTTTTTGCAGACAGGGCCTTTAACGATATTGAACATTCCTACGCTGCTGATGCGATTGAAGCCATGGCTGCTCAAGGGGTTGTTACTGGTTATCAGGATGGCAGCTTCCGGCCCATAGATTTTATTTCGCGGCAGGAGTGGGCGAGTATCTTTGCTAAAACCGTAAAACGAACGTCGAACACCAGAAGTGTTGTTCCTTTTACAGATGTGTCGCCGTGGGCTCTATCTTATGTGCGGACTCTGCAGGAAGAGAACATTACCAAAGGAATTAGTGATCAGTTATTCGGTGCAAAGCACAATATGACTCGCCAGGATATGGCAGTTTGGTATGCCAGATATTTCGGTGTTTCAGAAGATATCCGCGCTTCCGGTATATCCAGTTTTGTGGATCAGTCTGATGTATCAGACTATGCACAAACGAGCGTATGGCTGATGGAACGGTTGGAGCTGATGGTAGGGGATACAAATCACTATTTTCACCCCAAAGAGTCTGTGAGACGGCAGGATGCTACACTGGTTGCTTATCGGATATGGCTAGGCGGTGACGATCTGAGAGAACGTGCCAAGCGTTTGCTGGAGTCACTAGGAAGTGGAGCCGCAACGACGAATCAGCCGATCAGCCTACCAGAATTGAAGAAGGTAGTGGTCGACCTGGCGCCGGAAATTAGTCACCAGCGTGCGAATCCGGAAATCGAAGAGCCCCGAAGCCATAGTCCAAGGCCGGATCCACCGGTAGCTCCGGTAACACCAACAGAGCCGAAGCCGGAACCACCAGTTAAACTATCAGATCCTAGTCCTAGACCACCAGTAATACCACCAGTAACGCCGCCACTGCCACCAGGACCGAAGCCGAAACCACCAGTGATTCTACCGGATCATCCTTCGGATTTTGTAGCAGATGAGGTAATGATCAAGGCTCCGGAGCTGGTAAACCAACCGGAAACGTATCCTACGTATCAGCTGTCCTTTCAGCTATACAAGGAAGGACGATTGGTAAGTATTCCCAATCTCAGCGTTACAAGTGTCACTTACACATTTAGTGATGAATTAGGTGTCTTTGATGAACAAGGAAAAATCGCGCGTTCCGAAAATATTCCTGCTGCTGATGGTTTCATCCCTGTAGAGATAGAAGTCACAATTGCCAAACCCTATCGGGTGCTTAAAGCACAGACCAAGCTGATCGTGAAAGGGAAGACTCCTCCAGTAGAGGACCCGAGTGTAATCAGATCCGTATACTTGGCGACATACACCATTTCACAGGCCACTACTCTAGACCCTGCAGTCTGGAGTATGCCCTATGTATTTCAAAATGCAAAGGGAGAGGTCATACCGTCAGGTTTGTTGCCGTCAGACTTGAAGCTTCGGATAGAGGATTCCAGAGGGATATTTGATGAGGCTGGACATATTGCCAATCTGCATCTGATTCCTGCAGTGAACTCTGTCATTCCATTCAAGATCGAGGTTGAATCACCATCTCAGGGAATTCACTTCATATCCGATGCCGAGTTAACGGTAGTACCAGGAGAGCGCAAAAAGCAATATTTTGCTGTCTCGATGATGCTACAGGGACAAGATGCGGGCAGTACGACCACGGTAGACCAAATTGAGCAGGCTCGCCAATTGCTGATGGATCACTTTGGCCCCAACTTAAAAGTGACCTGGGCCATGGAAAACAGATTTATTTTTGTAGAAGCGAATCGCCCGCAGCTTAAAAAGGTTCTGGAATATGTGGATCAGTATGGTGATGAAGTCGGGATTTTGGACGGGTATCCGAATAATCTGTACGAGCTCTCTGAATGGGAAGCACGGATGAACGAGTGGTTATATATGTATCGTTATAATGCACTCAATGAGTTGCACCAATCCGGTTCGTTGGGATCACCTTCGGTGTTTGAAAGCATGGATACAGACCAATATCGGAAGTATCTGCCTAAATCATTGACCAGTTTTACGGTGAACCCTGAGCAGGCCCAATGGCTTAAAGATCATTTTAAGATCACTTCAGCGATGGGATGGTCGGCTACACAGTATAATGTGAATAGCATGTATGGTGAGGGTTCGCCTTTGATGCCTTACTGGTCCAATAAGGATAATCCGATTGTTCCGGCACAAGGGCCTACAAATAATAGCGGTATCGTGTTTATGAACTCGATTACAATTGATCCCATTGGATCACGCTATACAAAGGATTCCTCACGCTGGACTCTCCATCCAGGTGACCCATATATGACTGAAACGGATGCGGCACCACAACTGTATATAGCACAGCAATATTTAGATAACCCGTATCAACGTTTAAATACGGTAAACTACATGTCCATTATTTTGGACATCAACTGGCTTGCCAAGAACCATAACATGTCTCAAATATGGGAGAACTTTGTGAATCACTTCCCTGCTGACCGCGAGGTCGAGATTGTGGGAGTGGATGGGCTGAAACAGATTTATGAATCGTTAGCTGGATCGAATAATGATCATACGGAATTTTCGCTCATGTTTAGGGGTTCCGGCATTAAGGCAGTTATGGACTCCAATAATTCACCGGCCAATCTGCGTTACTTGTGGACTGAAAATGCTTCACAGCGGATCATTTTATCCAAGGAGGATGGAGATACGGCATGGTCCATTATTGATTTTACCGACTATACTCGAAATTCGGTTCCAAAGCTGCCATACAACCTGGACCGGAAGACGGATGTAAGCTATATCACGGGAAGGAACTTCAAGCTACATCCTACGGCTCCATTAACAGCAGAGGAAATTCAGCGCATAAAGGATCGTTTGAAGGAGATTTACTTCGCAGAAAAAGTGAACTATCAGTAG
- a CDS encoding amino acid permease, whose product MESKQLTRGLKPRHVELIALGGTIGVGLFMGSASTIKWAGPSVLLAYLLAGIIMFFVMRIMGEMLILEPVTGSFATFAHKYISPLAGFLTAWSYWFLWVTVGMAEVTAIGVYVGYWFPDIPQWLPALAGVIIIALANLAAVKFYGEFEFWFAMIKIVAIIFMLIVGTGMIFFGLGNGGQPIGLSNLYSHGGFFAGGLKGFLFALCIVTAAYQGIEMVGITAGEAENPKMTLRKAIKNIIWRILIFYVGAIFVIVTIYPWNQIGEIGSPFVLTFAKVGIVAAAGIINFVVLTAAMSGCNSGIYSAGRMLYTLSKNGQAPKFFGKVSKSGVPRNSIIATISLLLVGVLFNYLIPDSKLFLYIYSASVLPGMVPWFAMAISQFNFRKKWKNEMEDHPFKSRFFPISNYITIIFLSLVIVGMWFNPDTRTSLIVGASFMAIVIVGYFVFGIGKRQRIEESDEK is encoded by the coding sequence TTGGAATCGAAACAATTAACGAGAGGGCTAAAGCCACGGCATGTTGAGCTAATTGCGCTTGGGGGCACCATTGGCGTTGGCTTGTTTATGGGGTCGGCAAGTACGATAAAATGGGCGGGACCTTCTGTGCTGCTGGCCTATCTCTTAGCAGGGATTATTATGTTTTTTGTCATGCGGATCATGGGAGAAATGCTGATTCTCGAACCGGTGACAGGCTCATTCGCTACTTTTGCTCATAAATATATCAGCCCTTTGGCCGGTTTTTTGACCGCTTGGAGCTATTGGTTCTTATGGGTCACTGTAGGGATGGCGGAGGTTACTGCGATTGGAGTGTACGTAGGCTATTGGTTCCCTGACATTCCGCAATGGCTACCAGCCTTGGCAGGTGTCATCATTATTGCGTTAGCCAATTTGGCGGCTGTGAAATTTTATGGAGAATTTGAATTTTGGTTTGCCATGATTAAGATTGTTGCCATTATCTTTATGCTGATTGTTGGTACGGGCATGATCTTCTTTGGACTAGGTAACGGTGGGCAACCGATTGGTCTCTCCAATCTGTACAGCCATGGCGGTTTTTTTGCAGGTGGTTTAAAAGGGTTTCTATTTGCGCTCTGTATTGTAACGGCCGCTTATCAAGGTATAGAGATGGTTGGCATTACGGCGGGTGAAGCAGAAAATCCGAAAATGACGCTGCGGAAAGCTATTAAAAATATCATCTGGCGTATTCTGATTTTTTACGTGGGTGCGATCTTTGTTATTGTTACGATCTATCCTTGGAACCAAATTGGCGAGATCGGCAGTCCTTTCGTTCTAACCTTTGCCAAAGTTGGGATTGTGGCCGCTGCGGGTATCATCAATTTCGTTGTTCTCACAGCCGCGATGTCAGGTTGTAACAGCGGGATTTACAGTGCGGGAAGAATGCTATATACATTGTCTAAAAACGGACAGGCCCCCAAGTTTTTTGGGAAAGTATCCAAAAGCGGTGTTCCCAGAAATAGTATTATTGCGACCATTTCCTTGCTGCTAGTGGGTGTTCTGTTTAATTACTTAATCCCCGACTCCAAACTGTTCCTGTATATTTATAGCGCCAGTGTTCTTCCAGGCATGGTACCGTGGTTTGCAATGGCGATCAGCCAATTTAATTTCAGAAAAAAGTGGAAGAATGAAATGGAAGATCATCCCTTCAAGTCTCGTTTTTTCCCGATCAGCAACTACATCACCATTATCTTCTTGTCCCTGGTGATCGTTGGAATGTGGTTCAATCCAGACACACGTACGTCACTGATTGTCGGAGCATCATTCATGGCAATCGTCATTGTGGGCTATTTTGTCTTTGGCATAGGAAAGCGGCAGAGAATTGAAGAATCAGATGAGAAATAG
- a CDS encoding methyltransferase domain-containing protein — protein MKEKLARNISIYRKERGLTQEELAKILGLSFQAVSKWENAQTMPDISLLPQLSRTLEVSIDKLLGYVSQDKPITIYEEEYKTQEYYWGTEPNKVCYQVLQFMPPNKHIKLLDIGCGEGKDAVFFARNGYDVTAFDVSDAGIEKTKRLAENIGVHVNVFKADILDYRLDTHFDVIFSSGVLHYIKPEFRKEIFKNYKQYTNPNGLHIFNVFVNKPFIAPPPEKEPNSYKWYSGELLTHYHDWFIEDSSEVIFDCNSSGIPHKHTMTKIIAQKITSLV, from the coding sequence ATGAAGGAAAAATTAGCAAGAAACATAAGCATATACCGCAAAGAAAGAGGACTTACACAAGAAGAACTCGCAAAAATACTTGGACTTTCATTTCAGGCCGTTTCCAAGTGGGAAAATGCTCAGACAATGCCTGATATTTCGTTATTACCTCAGTTATCAAGAACTTTAGAAGTAAGCATAGACAAGCTTCTTGGGTATGTATCACAGGATAAACCGATTACCATTTACGAGGAAGAATATAAAACACAAGAATATTACTGGGGTACTGAACCTAATAAAGTGTGTTATCAGGTTTTGCAGTTTATGCCCCCCAATAAACACATAAAATTATTGGATATTGGATGTGGTGAGGGAAAAGACGCCGTATTTTTTGCTAGAAATGGATATGATGTTACTGCATTTGATGTTTCGGACGCAGGTATAGAGAAAACCAAGAGACTTGCTGAAAATATCGGTGTCCATGTTAATGTATTCAAGGCAGATATTTTAGATTATCGTTTGGATACGCATTTTGACGTTATCTTTTCAAGTGGTGTCCTACACTACATAAAACCGGAATTCCGCAAAGAAATATTTAAAAATTATAAGCAGTACACAAATCCAAACGGCTTGCATATCTTTAATGTGTTTGTAAACAAGCCGTTTATTGCTCCACCACCTGAAAAAGAACCTAATTCGTATAAGTGGTACTCTGGTGAACTGCTTACACATTATCACGACTGGTTCATTGAAGATAGTTCGGAAGTTATTTTCGACTGTAACTCGTCAGGCATTCCTCACAAACATACAATGACTAAAATTATTGCCCAAAAGATAACCTCGTTAGTCTAA
- a CDS encoding type 1 glutamine amidotransferase family protein: protein MNNTVYLYVFDTMSDWEIGYLTAELNSGRYFKKGVAPSKIVTVGIEKTPVTTMGGLKILPDIKLDECSIESPDTLILPGGDTWTETIHQPILKIVERCLKEGIWVAAICGATIGIAQTGLLNSRGHTSNDLEYLKMICPTYTGEKYYKMESVVTDGKLITSSGIAPLEFSVHVLKALGVFSSKTLDAWYSLNKTQDSKYFYELMNSIQ, encoded by the coding sequence ATGAATAATACGGTATACCTTTATGTGTTTGACACAATGTCAGACTGGGAAATAGGTTACTTAACTGCCGAACTGAACTCGGGAAGATATTTTAAAAAGGGGGTGGCCCCATCAAAAATAGTTACCGTGGGAATTGAAAAGACTCCTGTAACTACAATGGGCGGATTAAAAATACTGCCTGACATCAAATTGGATGAGTGCAGCATTGAAAGCCCGGATACATTGATTTTACCCGGTGGAGATACATGGACAGAAACCATTCACCAACCCATCTTAAAAATCGTTGAGAGGTGTTTAAAGGAAGGTATATGGGTTGCAGCGATTTGTGGTGCTACAATAGGAATTGCCCAGACAGGATTGCTGAATTCACGTGGGCATACAAGCAATGATCTGGAATACCTTAAAATGATCTGTCCCACCTACACGGGCGAAAAGTATTACAAAATGGAGTCTGTTGTAACTGATGGAAAACTGATCACTTCATCTGGAATAGCTCCGTTGGAATTTTCCGTACACGTCTTAAAAGCTCTGGGTGTATTTTCTTCAAAAACATTAGATGCCTGGTATAGTCTTAATAAGACTCAGGATTCTAAATATTTCTATGAGTTGATGAATTCAATCCAATGA
- a CDS encoding GNAT family N-acetyltransferase: protein MNLKMIEELSLNNWQPLSTLLYDGWILRFADGYTKRANSINPIHYSTFDLDHKIEECENLFSDRNLPATYKVTPFIHPEHLDRILEEKGYSLIDPTSVQTLKLDNLSSPQLNSVKIDEHMNEEWVEHFCRLNRVEDHHKGIMERMLSNIITKKGFISLYDNNQVIACGLGIIEREYLGLYDIVTDLNHRNQGFGEQMILHLLQWGQEHGAKHSYLAVAADNKPAQRLYDKLGYSEVYTYWYRVKA, encoded by the coding sequence ATGAACCTTAAAATGATTGAAGAGCTATCCTTGAACAACTGGCAGCCCCTGTCCACTTTACTTTACGATGGATGGATTTTACGCTTTGCAGATGGTTACACCAAACGTGCCAACTCGATTAACCCGATTCATTATTCAACCTTTGACCTCGATCATAAAATTGAAGAGTGTGAGAACTTATTTTCAGATCGTAACTTGCCCGCAACCTATAAAGTCACTCCCTTTATCCATCCTGAGCATTTAGATCGCATTTTAGAGGAGAAGGGCTATTCCCTCATTGACCCGACGAGTGTTCAAACCTTGAAGCTGGATAACCTAAGCAGCCCCCAACTAAATTCGGTAAAAATAGATGAACATATGAATGAAGAATGGGTAGAGCATTTTTGCAGACTTAATCGTGTGGAAGATCATCATAAGGGTATCATGGAACGTATGTTATCTAATATCATAACGAAGAAAGGGTTTATCTCGCTTTATGACAACAATCAAGTTATTGCTTGCGGTCTTGGAATTATCGAAAGAGAGTATCTAGGTCTGTACGATATTGTGACCGATTTAAATCACAGAAATCAGGGCTTCGGGGAACAAATGATATTACATTTGCTCCAATGGGGACAAGAGCATGGGGCCAAACACAGCTATTTAGCCGTTGCAGCCGATAATAAACCTGCACAACGGCTGTATGACAAACTAGGATACTCGGAAGTTTATACGTATTGGTATAGGGTTAAAGCTTGA
- a CDS encoding HEAT repeat domain-containing protein yields MENNETQQEFTEVYEQLKVAVNRTSDWKARLAAVNDLSAWKNQQTIDVLTHRLNNDTVYAVQEAAYRKLQEWGENVQPPVRKEGELVKGLTKILVRIKKSLPADHTYTDFREKLHKMRVDIFDIYEGDKGAEFDQWLEQKWASLSTR; encoded by the coding sequence TTGGAAAACAACGAAACTCAACAGGAATTTACAGAAGTATATGAGCAGCTTAAAGTAGCCGTAAACCGAACCTCCGATTGGAAAGCGCGTCTAGCTGCGGTGAATGATTTGAGTGCATGGAAGAACCAGCAGACGATTGACGTGCTGACCCACCGATTGAATAATGATACGGTATATGCTGTTCAGGAAGCCGCTTACCGCAAGCTTCAGGAATGGGGCGAGAATGTACAGCCGCCTGTTCGCAAAGAGGGTGAGCTTGTTAAGGGCTTGACGAAGATCCTGGTACGGATTAAAAAAAGCCTGCCAGCCGACCATACCTATACCGATTTTCGGGAGAAGCTGCACAAGATGAGAGTCGATATTTTTGACATCTATGAAGGTGACAAGGGTGCTGAGTTTGATCAGTGGCTGGAGCAAAAATGGGCTTCGTTATCCACAAGATAA
- a CDS encoding NAD(P)H-dependent oxidoreductase encodes MENLTTTKHQILSAYEFRHATKEFDTHKKISDSDFDFILETGRLSPSSFGFEPWRFLVVQSKAIREKLLPYSWGAKKQLPTASHFVLILSRLPKDMVASSDYIKDMMVNVQQLPAEVIQGKEKVYDAFLKSDFELEENERAMFEWACRQTYIALGNMMTAAAQIGIDSCPIEGFNKQKIERILSEEGIMDAEHFGISCMVAFGYRLNEPRGKTRQSVEEVIEWV; translated from the coding sequence ATGGAAAACTTAACAACCACTAAACATCAAATCTTATCTGCATATGAGTTCAGACATGCTACCAAAGAATTTGACACCCATAAAAAAATCAGCGATTCGGACTTCGATTTTATTCTCGAAACAGGCCGTTTATCCCCCAGTTCGTTCGGCTTTGAACCCTGGAGGTTCTTAGTCGTCCAAAGCAAAGCCATACGTGAGAAGCTGCTGCCTTACTCTTGGGGGGCCAAAAAACAGCTGCCAACAGCAAGCCATTTCGTACTCATTCTCTCCAGGCTGCCTAAAGATATGGTGGCCTCATCCGATTACATCAAGGATATGATGGTTAACGTGCAGCAATTGCCTGCTGAAGTTATTCAAGGCAAAGAGAAAGTATATGACGCCTTCCTAAAATCAGATTTTGAACTGGAAGAAAATGAAAGAGCTATGTTCGAGTGGGCCTGCCGGCAAACCTACATCGCACTAGGCAATATGATGACAGCGGCAGCTCAAATCGGAATTGACTCCTGTCCAATCGAAGGTTTTAATAAACAGAAGATCGAACGTATCCTCTCTGAAGAAGGCATCATGGATGCCGAGCATTTCGGTATTTCCTGCATGGTGGCTTTTGGGTACCGCCTGAATGAGCCGCGCGGGAAAACCCGACAATCTGTAGAAGAGGTTATTGAATGGGTGTAA